From Deltaproteobacteria bacterium:
ATGCTGGTGTGGCTGACGGCGCTCGGCCTCCCGCCGCTGCGGGTGACGGGGGCGTCGGCGACCGCGTGGCTCACGCTGGCCGTGACCGCGGCGCACGTGGCGATCCAACTCGTGTGAGGCGCGTGGAAAAAGGTCGCCGCCGGCCACCTCGCGCGCGCGGCGGGCGTGCTACGTAGGGGGAACCGATGTGCGGCGTATTCGGCATCTACGGTCACGACGAGGCGGCCAATCTCGCCTACCTCGGGCTACACGCGCTCCAGCACCGCGGCCAGGAGTCGGCCGGCATCGTGTCGTCGGACGGCCGGTTGCACCGCGTCGCCCGGATGGGCCTGGTGTCGGATGCGTTCGACGAGGCGGCGCTCGCGACGCTGCCGGGGCGGTCCGCGATCGGCCACGTCCGGTACTCCACCGCCGGCCGTTCGGAGCTGCGGAACGCGCAGCCCCTGATGTTCGAGTACGCGCACGGCGCGCTGTCGGTCGCGCACAACGGCAACCTGGTCAACGCGGTGCGCGTACGCCGCCAGCTCGAGGCCAGCGGGTCGATCTTCCAGACCAGCAGCGACACCGAGGTCATCGTCCACCTCATCGCCGCCGCGCGCGAGCCGACCACCATCGAGCGCATCGCATCGGCTCTGCGCCAGGTCAGCGGAGCGTACTCGCTCGTGTTCCTCACCGAGACGCGGCTGATCGCCGTCCGCGACCCGCGCGGCTTCCGGCCGCTGGTGCTCGGCCGGCTCAAGGACGCGTTCGTCGTTTCGTCCGAGACCTGCTCGTTCGATCTCATCGAAGCCGAGTTCATCCGCGAAGTCGACCCGGGCGAGATGATCGTCGTCGACGAGGACGGCCTGCGCAGCTACAAGCCGTTCGAGGCGCTGCGCGACCCGGAGCCCCAGAGCTTCTGCGTGTTCGAGCACGTCTACTTCGCCCGGCCCGACAGCCTGATCAACGGCAAGTCGGTCTACCGCGCGCGCGTCAAGATGGGCCGCCGGCTCGCCGAGGAGCATCCGGTCGACGCGGACGTCGTCATTCCGGTGCCGGACTCGGGCACGCCTGCGGCGATCGGCTACGCGAATGCGGCGGGCATTCGGTTCGACCTCGGCCTCATCCGATCGCACTACGTGGGCCGCACGTTCATCGAGCCGCAGGACTCGATCCGGCACTTCGGCGTGAAGCTCAAACTCGCCCCGGTGCGTGCCGTCGTGGACGGCAAGCGCGTCGTCGTGGTCGACGACTCGCTCGTGCGCGGCACGACGTCTCGCAAGATCGTGCAGATGCTGCGCAACGCCGGCGCGAGGGAGGTGCACCTGCGCATCAGTGCGCCGCCGACGACCAATCCGTGCTTCTACGGCATCGACACGCCGACCAAGAAGGAGCTGATCGCGTCGAGTTATTCCGTCGACGAAATCGCGCGCTACATCACGTGCGATTCGTTGGCGTACCTGTCGCATGCCGGTATGATGGAGTCGGTGGACGCGCCGGCCGCCGGCGATGGGTATTGTTCGGCCTGTTTCACCGGCAATTACCCGGTGCCGCTGGCCGATCCGAAAGACGAAAACGGCGAGCTCATCACGCTGCGCCGAAGCTGACCGATCACGACCATGACCGACGACCTCGACAGCAAAGACGTCCGCCAAACCCTCGTCGCCCTCCAGGGCAAGCTCGACGCCCTCCGGGGGTATCTTTGACGTCGACGGCAAGCGCGCACGGCTCGCCGAACTCGAACAGCGCGCGTCGGCGGCCGACTTCTGGGCCAACCGGGCGGCGGCGCAGGCGGTCCTGAAAGAGACCAAGGCGCTCCAGCGCACGGTGGCGGCCGTCGACGCGCAGGCGCGTGCGCTCGAGGATGCGTTCGTGCTGCTCGAGCTTGCGGAGGAGGCGGACGACGCCGACTCCGTGCGCGAGGCCGCCGAATCGGCGGATCGCATCGCGCGCGCGATCGACGAACTGGAGCTATCGCGGATGTTGTCGGGACCGGATGACGCCGGCAACGCCATCGTCGATGTCGTGTCGGGGGCCGGCGGCGTCGACGCCGCCGACTGGGCGCAGATGTTGCTGAAGATGGTGATGCGCTACTGCGAGCGCAAGGGCTGGAAGGTCAAGCTGGTCGACGAGCAACCGTTCGAGGAGGCGGGCATCCGCAGTGCCACGTTGGTCGTCGAGGGCGACTACGCGTTCGGCATGCTGAAGGCGGAAAACGGCGTGCACCGGCTCGTCCGCATCTCGCCGTTCGACCAGAACGCGCGTCGCCACACCGCGTTCGCCGCGATTACGGTCACCCCCGACGTCGACGACGACATCGACGTGGAGATCAACGAGGGCGACCTGCGCATCGACGTGTACCGCGCCGGCGGAGCGGGTGGCCAGCACGTCAACAAGACCGAAAGCGCGGTGCGCATCACGCACTTGCCCACCGGCATCGTCGTCCAGTGCCAGAGCGAGCGCAGCCAGCACAAAAACAAGAGCCAGGCGATGCGCGTGCTCCGTTCGCGGCTGTACGACTACATGCTCGCGCAACAAAAGGAACGGGTGGCCGAACTCGAAGCGCAGAAAAAGAAGATCGAGTGGGGCAACCAGATCCGCTCGTACGTGCTCGCGCCGTATCGATTGGTGACGGACCACCGCACCGACCTGAAAGTCGGCAACGTCGACGCCGTGCTCGACGGCGATCTCGACCCGTTCATCCGCGCTTACTTGTTGCAGGCGGACGGCGGCGAGTCGGCGACCGCGTCGTAGGACGCGGGCAGGCGGCGGCGCACGCGGTCAGCGCAACTCGGCGAGGCGCTTCCGCGCGGCCGCGAGCCGGTCGGGCCGACGCTGGCCGTCGGGCAGCGACTCCCAGTGCGCGACCAGCGCCTCGACCGCCGCGCGCGCGGCCGCCCGGTCGCCGCGCGCTTCGTGGATGTCGGCGATGAGCGACAGCACGTTGGCCTTGCGCGGCCCGTACACCCGTTCGAGCGCGCGCTCCGCCG
This genomic window contains:
- a CDS encoding amidophosphoribosyltransferase produces the protein MCGVFGIYGHDEAANLAYLGLHALQHRGQESAGIVSSDGRLHRVARMGLVSDAFDEAALATLPGRSAIGHVRYSTAGRSELRNAQPLMFEYAHGALSVAHNGNLVNAVRVRRQLEASGSIFQTSSDTEVIVHLIAAAREPTTIERIASALRQVSGAYSLVFLTETRLIAVRDPRGFRPLVLGRLKDAFVVSSETCSFDLIEAEFIREVDPGEMIVVDEDGLRSYKPFEALRDPEPQSFCVFEHVYFARPDSLINGKSVYRARVKMGRRLAEEHPVDADVVIPVPDSGTPAAIGYANAAGIRFDLGLIRSHYVGRTFIEPQDSIRHFGVKLKLAPVRAVVDGKRVVVVDDSLVRGTTSRKIVQMLRNAGAREVHLRISAPPTTNPCFYGIDTPTKKELIASSYSVDEIARYITCDSLAYLSHAGMMESVDAPAAGDGYCSACFTGNYPVPLADPKDENGELITLRRS
- the prfB gene encoding peptide chain release factor 2, which translates into the protein MFDVDGKRARLAELEQRASAADFWANRAAAQAVLKETKALQRTVAAVDAQARALEDAFVLLELAEEADDADSVREAAESADRIARAIDELELSRMLSGPDDAGNAIVDVVSGAGGVDAADWAQMLLKMVMRYCERKGWKVKLVDEQPFEEAGIRSATLVVEGDYAFGMLKAENGVHRLVRISPFDQNARRHTAFAAITVTPDVDDDIDVEINEGDLRIDVYRAGGAGGQHVNKTESAVRITHLPTGIVVQCQSERSQHKNKSQAMRVLRSRLYDYMLAQQKERVAELEAQKKKIEWGNQIRSYVLAPYRLVTDHRTDLKVGNVDAVLDGDLDPFIRAYLLQADGGESATAS